In Anopheles bellator chromosome 2, idAnoBellAS_SP24_06.2, whole genome shotgun sequence, the genomic stretch TTCCACGCACCCCCGGGGACATTATTGCTTGCCGGTGGATTGTCCCCAGAACCTGAAAGTATCCCTTCGCCGACGAACGTACTAAAATCTTATAACCTCCGATGGTGGTAAAGTTTGAAAGTATTAAGCCCGCAAACTGCAAAGTGAAACCGGGGCACGGTTTGTCTCCCGGACGGAAGGAGCCGTTAAGCGTTGACACGGGCGGACCGGAAACTGTGCCCGAACGCGCACgaaggccaccgaaaggggggtggaaaaataatttgaaagcAAAAGGCAGAAAGTGAACCGTGCTGGAGGatgatttaaatattcatgagAACGAGCGAACGATCTCCGTACCAGAAACTTGTGTTTTTCGGCGAATCTGATTTCCCCTTTCGCCAGAAGTGGACCGAATTCGGAAAGCGCCAAACGAAGACATGTCCGGAGCCCAAGAAAGTGGAGTGCCCTGGAAGAAACAGCAAAAGGGTAAATTGGAAACGAAATTGAGAAAAGGCACCTATCGACGGTGGTCCGGGCGCACTGAGAAAGGATGATTCTGTAACACTTCCATGGCTCGGTGCAGCGCAAGGCGGGGCGTAATAAAACAACCACGGTATGCATTTTCCGAGAATTTTTCCTCACCTAGTAGAGGGACGCTCTGTGCTCTGGCTGGTGCTGCAGCCATACGCAAAGTTAATCACCATTTCCGTATAACTGTTGACGCCGTGGTTTTTCATGGATAAACATTTCCGCGAAGCGCtggtaattgaaaaataaattgttccGCAGCTCGGGCTCGTGCGTTTTCCAGTCACAACCACCTGCACGGTACGGTGGCGCAGACTGTTGAATTCATTCACCTTCGGATTACTACTGGGTTGCCACTCATGTTCTTTAATGTGGTTCTTTTGATGGTTGCCTGCTATCATTGGGCAGCCGAACCAAACCGAGCCGAATATATAGATGATCTCAAATCGTGGAATTAGTTTCTACTattgtgttgctttttctCGATCCTTAACGACAGCGACCAGGAAgttgaacgaaacgaaaccacaaGCATGGAAGAATTGATAAAGATGCCTAAACCCAGGTCCATTAGTAACGAGCGATGTAGTCCTTCAGTCCTGTTGGTGAGCTAAAAAAGCGATACACTAAAATCGAAACTATCAGATCAAAAGTTAACCCTGTCGTGATGGCGATAACTGAATTAAACACGGTTCGAGGctaaagtgaaaacaaaacaattagATGACGTTGAAAAACTCTAGTAATACCCACAACCAATCACTCAGCTAATGAAGACAATGATTAAAGTAGCGATCTTAGCAGTGCGCCATCTTCTGGTGCGCCGGTGGGTGATCGTAAGGTATGCGTTTGAAACGAATGATTCAGTGTActatacacacatacatacacacatacacacatccTATGTTGCCTTCGGAGTTGAACTGTGAACGACCAAAACCCGTTTTAATGGAATTAAGAAATTAACGTACCCGGGATGGGGATGCAAAAgtgaaataataatgataattcTAACGCGAAAGCCGATCCTCGGGCGGGGCGAATCTAAAACGAAACACTAACACAAGCTGGTGCTGGGATAAGAAATTAGTACATACGCAACGGTCGATAATCAGAATGTCAATTTCGGAAcaaagcagaagaaaatacaaacaccTGTCTTGTCTTGTTTTCTACCTTCGTACGGTAAGGAATTGAAGCGGGTTGGCGGAACAAGTCGTAGGATAATGTAGAAACTATATACTACCGTTTAGCTACTGTTTATTGCAAATTCAAGATACTGCTCTACCTTTACTATCGAGTGTCCTGGGGCTCGATTTCGATCGTGATCGCAGTCGAAGCGATCACTTAGGCTGCTAGGCGCGATACTCGCGAGCTCAACTGTGCATAATACTGGTTTCTATCCTGTGGTAGTACTACGGCGAAGCGTCACTGAGTGTTCCGGTGCTACAAGCATGGCTTGCAGCACGTTAGTCCGTAGGGCGAATCCGTAGCTGTCGCTGCTAAGCAAGTGGTTACATAGCATCGAACAGAAATCACCGATCAAATCATGCTAAGATGAGCATCAATAAAACATGGTCTCAAATTTCCATTGATTCCACAGTGTTCTACTGTGCGAAGGATCAAACAATCACTGTGGCCGTTGGTGCTTCAAATTTAGttccacacaacacacacgttTTTTCTGTGAgacgaaaatggccaaaaaatgaCGGAAATTGTGAATCGAATATTCCACTCACACTGGTGAGTAGATTGTTTTACGTTACAGTATTAAAACACAGGTTGGACAGGGGTCGAGCTCGTGGCGGAGCTCCGGTAGTAGCAgtgttttcaaaattgttaaGTGCTTGTCAAGTGGTGCGATTGATATTTAGCTAGAAATTGATAACAAAGAAAGGAACGAGAGATAAGGAAGggggaaagcaaataaaacacagaTCAGAACCAACACAACAATGATGTACAGTGCGGGTGAAGCGCAAAAACAGTAAAAGCCGAATATTTAATATCTGGTGCGCCGACcgaacgaaattaaaatgtaagCCAGCGCTGGAGAATGTAACCTTAGGCTCGAACCGAGAGAGACCGAACcgaatcaaatcaatcaaaacccTACATTAACGCCCACAAACAGGCCAGAGATAGTAGACCGAAAATATGTAAGCAAATTTCATGAAGTAGCTTTAAATAGGCTTTAGAGACATTTCATGCCATGTGCTTCACAACAATCAGAACAAAAAATTGGGACAACGCTTCGGGGCGACGCTGGAGCTATGAGATGGAATTGAGGGATGGCCAGGCGCCTCCGACCGTCATCCAAAAATCGGTTACTGATAATGGGACTAATCGAGTGTCAAACTACTGACAATATACCTCTGCAGCTATTTAGGTACTTCTGATACACCTTCTCTCTCACTGTGTCTAGAACGCTGGAAACAATCAATTACCGTAGTGCAAACAGGAAACCTCTTTCGcacacattttaaaatggtaGAACTGAATTACGATACAGGTTGTCTGGAACAGGCCATAAGCCAAACCACTTGGAAACATGGAGCTAACCAACTACTTACTCTCATCAAACCGGAAGCAAACGATCAACCCCTTGTTAAGAGAAACATAGGCACAGTGGCAACACCGGCTTGCATTCGATATTATAGTCACTGGGTGGTATCGGACATATCTTAAACGTTACGACGAGTTGGCACATAGTTTAATAGATGCGGCACAATAGGCTGCAAACGCATTTGTAAACCATAGCATCGGTGGTAAACGATATGAATTGTTATACGCTCGTTATAATAATGGAAGAGTAAGTCATTACTACATGACAAACAGTTCCGAATGAGTTGTTTCGACGAGAATCGAACGAGATAACAATAGAACAAATAGCTCAAACAAATACATAATCTCGCAATATAATAAATAGTCAAACGAATCAAAAAGAAGACACACACAAAGCTGGAACTAAGTAACATTGTTGAACTCTAAGACATTTTAAATAGTTCGCCCCCTTTGAGTCCCAAAATATCTTGGATCCATTCTAGGAAACTAATTTTACCGACGCTCTGTAGGAGAGGCGAGTATGACCTTTGCTACTGCTTCGCTATCATAAGCATGTATGATTTTGAAACACGGAATTAACACCAACTCACACTGAGCTTACAGTCGATCGATAACGAATCGGAATGATCTATCcagcgaaacagaaaaaaaaacgtgctTCGTGAGTTGTGATTGTTTCAAAACACAACCGATCTACTCCAACAGAAATGGGAGCTTGCGAATAAAATGCCGCcatggttttgtttgccgattCTGTTAGGAACACCCCTTTGTTAACACGCGCATAAATGGTGGTAGaattcgaaatcgaaaaacgaaattgatAGCAtagcaaacaaacatttagaacgaaatgaaacactaTAGCCGCTGACTGTTGATCAATAAAGCAGATATTCACTATTGTtctgaaacaaaaaagtagAGCATGGAGAGTGGAGTTGTAGCCGATTCCATTGCCCGTTATTGTTGCCCATTACATGAAAACGCCTGTAAGGATGCGCCCGTGCAGAAGTCTGTATGTAATTCGTTGAAACTGATAGCGTTCCATCAGTTCCATTGCATCGCCGCGACTGGAGTGCCCAGAAGTTGCTCTAAGCTTCCCCTGCAACCAGCAAAACAATATACAAATCCAAAACCATCCAATGAAATCTCCACTCTGTAACTGTTACTGGGCTCGCAGCAAAATGGCCGGCCGAATGGTTTGTTTCCAATTGGCTACAGAAACGGTAGGAACGCTGCCCAATTTGCGCTAAACATTTTTCGACGGACTAAAGTTACGCCATGCAAAACTTTTCTTGAGCTACACACGTTATCTTAGCTGTTATTATGCTACTTTTAGCTGTAATTAGTTGAATCGGAGCAGAGCGAGATAAGCTTTCACAGAATTGATTGTGCACGTGGCTCGGTTGCGAACGTTTGCGACAAGACTTGACGAACCCTATTTAAGCTATTATTAAGTAGTGCAAGTAATTCATGTGGCGGGGCGAGATATAACCAGTAAGTAACTATAGGTTTGTAGAAtactgaaagtaaaaaaaacaaaaacaattcaaagcAAGGCAAGTAAGGCATAATCAATATAGCACACAATGAAAGTGAATCGAATAAGGGGATGCATCGTAATGGCAACACTAATGagaataaaaagcaaatgtCGTATAAGAAACCCGAATTGtttaaacattattattaGTGCTGTATAAATTGTATAAAAGAGAGAAACCTAAATGAAACACACAATTCCACTACCGATTTGAGTTTTGCACTGTATTAGAGCCGTCGATAAAAGGGCCGCTCAGTGATTTCGAGAGTTTGAAGAAAGTAAACCAActggcaaacagaaatccgCGGTCGGCTAAGAGGTACAGCATGTGTTACAAATTGatatgtgaaaaataaaacaaaacccaatgGCAAACACTAGTGgttttatttcatgtttttgggCCATATTCCTTCATATTTTATCTCATGTAGCGAACTTGGGGTTAGTTGTGGGGGCAACAGTTCGATAAAATCGTTCACTGAGTACCATCGAGAGCTGTGCCAGTTGTGAAATCGGTTGAAAAATGCGTTAAATTCAAAACTAACCAACGGTTATTCAAACGAAATGCAGTGCTCGAATAACCAGTGCTGCCAGTATTTCGAATCGTACGTCGATTCGAACCCACCGTTGGGCTCAGCTGTATTTAAATTCGAACAAATTACACTCACAGTATAAAGACGTGCGTGACCAGGaactaaatgaaaataatattctCCCTCTCCCTGTCTAGTTTATAATTAACGTGATTCAGAGATTGATTATTTCGGAGCAAAATCCCCGTTGACCAATCGTACTAATCCGTAGTACTTTCCGTCTTCCGTCTTCATAACTGCGTGATGTGTAGTACTCACGATGTTATTTTGCGGCATCGCATGCGCTTCAGATTTTTATATTATagaaatatatttatatttataaaattagttagtgattttttaatgaaccCGTCCGAACCAGCGGGGTCTTGGGTTCACCTTGTTCGAGTGATCTTAAACAATCATCAACAGCGCGCGCCACAGCTGTCATTTTGTAAACGCCGGCTCCAAACAGAAGCCACAAAAGTAATGGACAACAGCCGCCTATTTGTCGAAGTAAATCGTAACCTGCGGCGAAACGAACTGAAATGGGACCAGAAGTCTCAACGCAAGCAAGAGCTGGATCGCCACAGAGCGGGACTGGGTGAGTTGCACCATGCGACCAGTATGATCGAAAATGTCACCGAAGCCGATATCAAAGGCCTTGCCGGCCGCATCAAGCGCCGGAAACGTTGCGAACCGATGGATCTGGTTCAGCTCAGTTACGGCTTTCAGCAGAGCCGCGAAAATATTTCCCACTTTCTGCGCATCACCGGCGCCATCAACGTCATCGTAAAGGAGCTAACGGGTCACGATTACAACCTGCAGTTGCTGGCCGCTGAATGTATCTGCAACTTGTCGCTTGGCGATGATGTGTGCTGCGAAAAGATCGCAACCTTTTCCGGCACCTACCTGATCACACTGGTTGAAAACTCAAATTGCCGTCCTCTTCAGCAAACGTGTATGTGGATTCTGCAGAACATCGTCGGATCGAGCCCGAAAGGTTCTCAGGTGCTCTTCTCGCAAGGTTTGGTCGTGGCGTTGGTTCGATTGCTCACAACCGTCACTGATCAGGAAGCGGCGGATGAAATTAATCTCACCCTCGAGCTTTCGCTTAACTACGGCAAGGAGTAAGCTATTCTGTACAAAATTGGCCAACGAACAAGTTGCTAACAAGTTTCCTTTTCTTATCGTTGCTAGAACCGACAACACGCTTGCTCAGATCGTGCAGAGCGTTAAAGGAAAACCCTTCCATCCCAGCACACTTCGTTTGCTGTACAAATGTTTAACGTCCTCGGAGCAGCCGTTGCCGGACGAATGTTCGATCAGTATCTGTCACGGATGTCTCGACTATCTGGCGAGCGTTCTTGGCAAATGTTTTCAATCGCAAACCGCATCGCTTTTGCTCTGTATTCGCATGCTTGCCCACTACGTAGCCACCAACGGATCCTATGCACGAGTAATCTTCGACTACCTGCTTCAAAGAAAGTATTTAAAGTTTTCCACACTGTTCAACGAGTGTGCGGTAGCGAATTTGGTGCCCGTTTGTAAGGAGTTGCTATGGTTTCTTGGGCAATTGCAAGCCGCAGACGGAACCGGCGAGCTAACGAACTCGTATCGCGCATTCGATAATTTCGTGGAGCAACTCGCAATTCCAAATGCCCTGCTCTAAGAATGATTGTTACATTAAAAGTATTTATTGGACTTTGTAGATCGCAAAACACCATTACAACACATTTCGGTTGTGTTAGTTGAAACGCGAAATAAACACTTTCAGGAACGCATTTATTCTTGCCATTTTATTAAATCAACATCTTCGACATGTATGGTCCGTCAAGTTCGTAGCCCATCTTGCGATAGTAATTTCTCGTTCCCACGCCCGATATCACGGCTAGCTTCCGACTGCCGTGTTCGTCCCGAGCAATACGCTCCGCTtcctccatcagcagcatTCCGAACCCTTGGTGTTGAAATTTAGTCGGATCGCGTGCGTTCACGGGTACCACCGATCCGTAAACGTGTAGCTCTCGCACAATCGAGCATCCGTCCAGCAACTCTGGTCGGAAGGTGTCTGGCGAGCACTTACGCAACCGCAGTAACCCTACCAGTATGTCCTGCTTTGGGTCTTCGTACGAAAGAAACGTTTCCCAGCCCTCATTCGCCACATAATCCCGCCGAATGAGCTCGATCTCGTACGGTCGCACCTTATTGTGAATCTCCTGAATGCCAACCTCGCGCGTCCGCACATCCCGACAGTCGGTTCCCAGATCCTTCATGCGTGCCAGTGCCAGTTCGCGGAGATTTCCATGCTCAACGCCAGACGTTACGAGCGGCATCGGGATGTCGCGTTGCACACGATAAACACGGGTCCAGGGGGGGACAAGGGCAAGAATTTTCGCCACCAAATCCACCAACGTCGACGGCGGATAGCTCTTGTAGCGGCCTGTCTTCCACAGCTCGTACAGCCCTGTTCCGCGGATCACGAGCGTCGGATAAATCTTCAATCCATCGGCCCGGAAGTCCGGGTTTTCGAAGAACTCTATAAATTGCTCCACGTCCCGCTCAATGTCAACGTTGGGCAAATCGGGCATCATGTGTGACACCACCTTAAATCCAGCATCTTTCGACATCTGAAAACTTTCGCACGTTGCTTTCACTGTGTGGCCACGGTTCGTATCGCGTGCCACATCCTCGTACACTGACTGGACGCCAATCTCAAGCCGAGTGCATCCATACGACAGCAGATCGGATAGGTGCCGCTTGAGACAATAATCCGGACGCGTTTCGATCGTGATGCCGATACACTTGGTGTGCGAACGTTCAGAATATTTTACCGCTTCCACCACACTGGCGCTCGTGTGTCCCGACAGAGCATCGTGCAGGTTGCGGATGAAAAAATCCCGGTAATCCTCCGGCAGACACATAAACGTTCCTCCCATCACTATAAACTCTACCTTGTCCACTGAGTGGCCCAATTGCTTTAGTTGTTCCACCCGATGGCGCGTCTGCAGGAACGGATGGTACCGAGCACGGATTGCCCTCATCGACGTCGGTTCATAGCCAGTGTAGCTCTGGGTGGAGTACTCAAAGTCACTGTCTGGTCCTCCTGGACAGTACACGCAGATATTTCCCGTCATGTTGATGTGCGGACAGCGGTGCGGTTTGCACATCACAGCGACCACAGCAATCTGTATCGAAGGAGCCGTAAgacaaacacaacacatcTTCTGACATgagcaaacaaattgaaattcaGCCAAACTTACACCACTAGCCGTTCGGATTGGTTTTGCCCTGAGCTTCGGTAACAGAATCGATTTAGCATCATGCGGAACGGCCGCGATAATGTCGACTAGTCGCGGGGCAGATTCGAGTCCGTAGTTCGAAGAGATGCGCGTTTTTAGCCGGTTCAGGTTAACATCTTTCCCTTCGCGGTGCGCCTTCAACAACTCCTGGATGATCTCGCCTACCACGATCAGCATACGCTCATCCCGGCTCAATCCGATTCCTACACAGCAAATGACGCACCGAAATCATCGCAATCCCAACGAATAAAGTTCTTTCGACTTACCAagcggtttctttttcgtcatGTTGCAACAACGACGAAATTGCAGAAAATAATTATACACAGAACCGAGCTGAATTTGGCAATGTGCGGCAACgaatcaaaacatcaaacgttTGACGGCGAACGTCAGAGTACACTGTGCGGAAAAATAAAGTGGGCAAATTTCGCTTAAGCTGGAAAACGAAACTAGACCGATTTTTATCTTATCAAACTATATAACAATTGTAATATTTTATCGTGCTTTTTTCATGTGATGATTCCGTTGATTTTCTTAAATACTATCAAGTCTTGCGGTTGATTTTATGCCCTCACAATCAACTTCCCGAAAAATTTTACTACACTGACAGCTGATtggcgctgtcaaaacaatTGGCTATCTGATTCTGGAAACGTTTATTTACACCAGAAATTCCTTTGCTCCgaattgtttttccatcgcGTCAAGGGCTACAGAAAATCAGCGATTCCGCCGGGTGGCGTGCAGGCACGAGGTGTGAACTGATAagaacaaaacataaacatgctGCTACACTGTTGCCGATAAAAGTGCTCGATATCTTCCGAGAAAGTGGTGCTGCTCCGTGGCAGCTACCCTGTGCCTGGCGCCTGGCAAGGGTACAttgtttgtcttttttgtACTACGCTTTGCGTCCCCCGAGACGCCAAGGCCACTTGATACCACCACGTCAGCCCAGCAGCTGGCCCTTACTAGACTCTCAGGGAAGGCCCCATGATGGAGGAAAAGTTAAAATATTCTTTTCTTCGCGACCTTAACGACGGGCAAAGCATATGGACCAGGTAGTCTACCATCCCGCCGTTCCGGGGAAACCTGCAATTGGTCAGTGATTTAAACCTTGCCTACCTTTcagaaacgagaaacgaaCCTGGTTCCTGACGCTGCTGACCGGGACCTGTATGCTTTACTCCACACGGACCACTATGCCACTGCTCGTTCCGGCCGTCGCAGCGGAACGAAAGTGGAGCAAAACCGATTCTGGCACGGTGCTCAGCTCGTTTTTCTGGGGCTACACACTAACTCAGGTGCTCGGAGGGTATCTGAGCGATAAATTCGGAGGCCAGAAGGTGATCTTGCTGGCCGCGATTGGTTGGTCGTTGATCACTTTCTGGATGCCGAACATCATTACTTCGTCATCGTTGTTTGCATCCCACTCCATCCCCTTCATCGTTACCATTAGGATAGTAAACGGTGCGTGCCAGGGTGTCCATTTTCCGAGCATGATCAGCATCACTAGTCAAAATCTGAGCTCCACCGAACGGGCCAGTTTCTTCAGCATACTTACGTCCGGATCGGCCCTCGGCACGCTGCTGACCGGCATCGTCGGTTCGTTCATACTCGACTACTTTGGATG encodes the following:
- the LOC131210583 gene encoding uncharacterized protein LOC131210583, coding for MDNSRLFVEVNRNLRRNELKWDQKSQRKQELDRHRAGLGELHHATSMIENVTEADIKGLAGRIKRRKRCEPMDLVQLSYGFQQSRENISHFLRITGAINVIVKELTGHDYNLQLLAAECICNLSLGDDVCCEKIATFSGTYLITLVENSNCRPLQQTCMWILQNIVGSSPKGSQVLFSQGLVVALVRLLTTVTDQEAADEINLTLELSLNYGKETDNTLAQIVQSVKGKPFHPSTLRLLYKCLTSSEQPLPDECSISICHGCLDYLASVLGKCFQSQTASLLLCIRMLAHYVATNGSYARVIFDYLLQRKYLKFSTLFNECAVANLVPVCKELLWFLGQLQAADGTGELTNSYRAFDNFVEQLAIPNALL
- the LOC131210056 gene encoding elongator complex protein 3, whose product is MTKKKPLGIGLSRDERMLIVVGEIIQELLKAHREGKDVNLNRLKTRISSNYGLESAPRLVDIIAAVPHDAKSILLPKLRAKPIRTASGIAVVAVMCKPHRCPHINMTGNICVYCPGGPDSDFEYSTQSYTGYEPTSMRAIRARYHPFLQTRHRVEQLKQLGHSVDKVEFIVMGGTFMCLPEDYRDFFIRNLHDALSGHTSASVVEAVKYSERSHTKCIGITIETRPDYCLKRHLSDLLSYGCTRLEIGVQSVYEDVARDTNRGHTVKATCESFQMSKDAGFKVVSHMMPDLPNVDIERDVEQFIEFFENPDFRADGLKIYPTLVIRGTGLYELWKTGRYKSYPPSTLVDLVAKILALVPPWTRVYRVQRDIPMPLVTSGVEHGNLRELALARMKDLGTDCRDVRTREVGIQEIHNKVRPYEIELIRRDYVANEGWETFLSYEDPKQDILVGLLRLRKCSPDTFRPELLDGCSIVRELHVYGSVVPVNARDPTKFQHQGFGMLLMEEAERIARDEHGSRKLAVISGVGTRNYYRKMGYELDGPYMSKMLI